From a single Paenibacillus sp. FSL W8-0426 genomic region:
- a CDS encoding vWA domain-containing protein produces the protein MVQKSKMRWLGGAVALLVIITLLLPQALLPQAAAAQAQTSGIDAVLVADVSNSMNTSDRDKISNEAMKMFIDMLPAQGDKVGIVAYTDQIEREKALLEIQSDADKDSLKTFIDQLGRGPYTDISVGMSEAVNILEHGADASHSPMIVLLADGNNDFNKSGSRTQSQSDADLAAAVKEAQNKGIPVYTIGLNADGKLNRAALADLAKQTGGKSFITDTPDDLPQILSEIFADHAKLNVVKLPSVTGNGSYQDVTVNVPNDSVLEANVSIMSSKPVEIQLADPSGKAVDLNSDEAKLSTSKSYSLLKLLKPQEGDWKLRVKGAPKDSIDINLLFNYDLQLVADPIKTKSYAKGDTVELAARLENGGQPLQDNDLYADMTATLVVKDTNTGKTAEQPLENTGSGFAGTFEVPDNHNYELVIRAEEDSFYRESAPIVVNAGGTGASGGKQPTTSSPETDKPFPWIPVIIGALALIAVAVGGWFLMGWLKRKNRGFVGQMVIEIRDENTGDKSYPQYKKLMTFRGRFHLHQLLQLDPELKETEKYIFTPGNGDRIILRNTAGGTLEKSGRAVDASSGVELKNGDRLSIPLQQADKTILIEYLV, from the coding sequence ATGGTGCAGAAAAGCAAAATGCGTTGGCTCGGCGGAGCAGTTGCCCTGCTGGTCATCATCACGCTGCTGCTGCCTCAGGCACTGCTGCCCCAAGCGGCCGCTGCCCAGGCGCAGACGAGCGGAATCGACGCGGTGCTTGTAGCCGACGTAAGCAACTCGATGAATACGAGCGATCGCGACAAAATCAGCAATGAAGCCATGAAAATGTTTATCGATATGCTCCCGGCTCAGGGAGACAAGGTAGGAATTGTTGCATATACGGATCAGATCGAGCGGGAGAAAGCCTTGCTTGAAATTCAGTCCGATGCGGACAAAGACAGCCTGAAAACGTTCATCGACCAGCTGGGGCGAGGGCCTTACACGGATATTTCCGTCGGCATGAGCGAAGCCGTCAACATTTTGGAACATGGCGCGGATGCGAGTCACTCTCCGATGATCGTATTGCTGGCCGATGGCAACAACGATTTCAATAAATCCGGCAGCCGCACGCAGTCGCAGTCGGATGCCGACCTGGCCGCTGCCGTTAAGGAAGCGCAGAACAAAGGCATTCCGGTTTACACGATCGGACTGAATGCCGACGGCAAGCTCAACCGGGCAGCTCTCGCCGATTTGGCCAAGCAGACCGGAGGCAAGTCGTTCATTACCGATACGCCGGATGATCTGCCGCAGATTTTAAGCGAAATTTTTGCGGACCATGCCAAGCTGAACGTGGTCAAGCTGCCATCGGTGACGGGAAACGGCAGTTATCAGGATGTTACCGTAAACGTCCCGAATGACAGCGTGCTGGAGGCCAACGTTTCCATCATGTCGTCCAAGCCTGTCGAAATTCAATTGGCCGATCCTTCGGGCAAAGCCGTGGATTTGAATTCGGATGAGGCCAAGTTGTCCACGTCGAAAAGTTATTCTTTGTTGAAACTGCTCAAACCGCAGGAAGGGGACTGGAAGCTGCGCGTCAAAGGCGCGCCGAAGGACAGCATCGACATCAACCTGCTGTTCAACTACGATCTGCAGCTCGTCGCGGACCCGATTAAGACCAAGTCCTATGCCAAGGGCGACACCGTCGAATTGGCTGCTAGATTGGAAAACGGCGGACAGCCGTTGCAGGACAACGATCTTTATGCCGACATGACGGCGACGTTGGTCGTCAAGGATACGAATACGGGCAAAACGGCGGAGCAGCCGCTCGAAAACACGGGCAGCGGGTTCGCCGGGACATTCGAAGTGCCGGACAACCATAATTATGAGCTGGTGATCCGTGCCGAAGAAGACAGCTTCTACAGGGAGAGCGCCCCGATCGTCGTCAATGCCGGGGGAACGGGCGCAAGCGGCGGAAAACAGCCGACGACTTCGAGTCCCGAAACAGACAAGCCTTTTCCATGGATACCCGTTATCATCGGTGCATTGGCGCTGATCGCCGTTGCGGTCGGGGGCTGGTTCCTGATGGGCTGGCTGAAACGCAAAAACCGCGGCTTCGTCGGCCAGATGGTCATCGAGATCCGCGATGAGAACACCGGGGACAAATCTTACCCGCAATACAAAAAGCTGATGACTTTCCGGGGGCGGTTCCACCTGCATCAACTGCTGCAGCTCGACCCCGAATTGAAAGAAACGGAGAAATATATATTCACCCCTGGCAACGGGGACCGCATCATTTTGCGCAACACGGCAGGAGGCACGCTGGAGAAATCCGGACGCGCCGTCGATGCAAGCTCAGGCGTTGAACTGAAGAACGGCGACCGGCTGAGCATCCCGCTGCAACAGGCGGACAAAACGATTTTGATCGAATATTTGGTGTGA